In Kordiimonas sp. SCSIO 12610, the following are encoded in one genomic region:
- a CDS encoding ribonuclease D, translating into MSVFVHDGDLPDNLDFGSMVAVDSETMGLNPHRDRLCVVQLSSGDGNAHLVKFDGISYDAPNLKKLMADPNVIKLFHFARFDVAVLSHYLGVEVTPIYCTKIASKLVRTYTDRHGLKDLCRELAGIELDKQQQSSDWGAPTLSEAQQTYAASDVLYLHQLKTKLDIMLEREGRTLEAQAAFNFLPIRAKLDLMGFENMDIFSH; encoded by the coding sequence ATGTCTGTTTTTGTTCATGACGGTGACCTGCCGGATAATCTTGACTTTGGAAGCATGGTCGCGGTTGATAGCGAAACAATGGGTTTAAACCCGCACAGAGACCGGCTATGTGTTGTCCAGCTATCATCCGGTGATGGAAATGCACATTTGGTAAAGTTTGACGGTATTTCTTACGATGCGCCAAATCTGAAAAAACTGATGGCTGACCCAAACGTTATTAAACTCTTTCATTTTGCCAGGTTTGATGTGGCCGTTTTATCGCATTACCTGGGTGTAGAAGTTACCCCCATTTACTGCACCAAAATCGCCTCAAAACTCGTTAGAACATACACGGATCGCCACGGTCTAAAGGACTTGTGCCGCGAACTGGCTGGCATCGAGCTTGATAAACAACAACAAAGTAGCGACTGGGGAGCGCCAACATTATCTGAAGCGCAACAAACATACGCCGCTTCTGATGTTCTGTATCTCCATCAGCTAAAAACAAAGCTCGATATCATGCTGGAGCGCGAAGGTCGAACTTTAGAAGCTCAAGCAGCGTTTAATTTTTTACCAATACGCGCGAAACTCGATTTAATGGGATTTGAAAATATGGACATTTTCTCTCATTAA
- a CDS encoding long-chain fatty acid--CoA ligase, translating to MPIKQWESLTAMFFEQVKTYADQKFLFNKQDKQWQDQTWQQIAEKVCKLATALNQLGVKKGDRVVLVSENRPEWLIADMAIMAAGAISVPTYTTYTARDYLHIIENSRASLALISTKSLANTFLKAAHQSDDLKNAIIIDDFKLEQSLNVEVHSWADLLSKTNADIDFWQNEAKSISREDIACLIYTSGTGGAPKGVKIHHGAILHNCEGAAQIIESIGLKNNVFLSFLPLSHAYEHTAGQFLPISIGAQIWYAEGIEKLANNMEEASPTIMVVVPRLFEMLRTRLTRQIEKESKLKQKLFNRCIEIGSKQAKGDEPLSLIEKITNLFLDLTVRKQVKKKFGGRVKALVSGGAPLSPDVGYFFTALGLPLLQGYGQTESGPVVSVNPPGAARMHTVGKILDKTKVKIADDGEILIQGELVMKGYWQNESATEKTIIDGWLHTGDIGKIDDGYLEITDRKKDILVNDKGDNISPQRIEGLLALEDEIAQAMVYGDRKPHLVGLIVPDTEWLITWAKKHNKPAKLAEVIDDSDFKKALANAVDRINNRLANVEKVRKFTIAHEAFSIENEQMTPTLKVRRHAVNSVYGDKLEALYKKP from the coding sequence ATGCCGATTAAGCAGTGGGAAAGCCTGACTGCGATGTTTTTCGAGCAAGTAAAAACATATGCAGACCAAAAATTTCTATTCAATAAACAAGATAAACAATGGCAAGATCAAACTTGGCAGCAAATTGCAGAAAAAGTCTGTAAGTTAGCAACAGCACTTAACCAATTGGGCGTGAAGAAGGGCGACCGTGTCGTTCTGGTTAGTGAAAATCGGCCTGAATGGTTAATTGCTGATATGGCAATTATGGCAGCAGGCGCCATATCCGTTCCAACCTATACAACATATACAGCCCGTGACTATCTGCATATAATTGAGAATAGCCGTGCATCGCTCGCGCTGATATCGACCAAAAGCTTGGCCAACACATTTCTTAAAGCTGCCCATCAGTCAGACGATTTAAAAAATGCAATCATCATTGATGACTTTAAACTCGAACAAAGCCTGAATGTTGAAGTCCATTCCTGGGCTGACCTTCTTTCAAAAACTAACGCTGATATTGATTTTTGGCAAAATGAAGCAAAATCCATTTCACGCGAAGATATTGCGTGCCTGATTTATACCAGTGGCACAGGCGGGGCACCCAAGGGTGTTAAAATTCATCATGGAGCTATCCTGCATAATTGTGAGGGTGCGGCTCAAATTATTGAGAGTATCGGCCTCAAAAATAATGTGTTTCTTTCATTTCTGCCATTAAGTCATGCTTATGAACACACTGCAGGACAGTTCCTGCCCATCTCTATCGGTGCACAAATATGGTACGCGGAAGGCATTGAAAAACTAGCCAACAATATGGAAGAAGCCTCACCTACCATAATGGTCGTTGTGCCGCGCCTGTTCGAGATGTTGCGCACACGCCTGACTCGACAAATAGAAAAAGAGAGCAAACTAAAACAAAAACTGTTTAACCGCTGTATAGAGATCGGTAGTAAGCAAGCCAAAGGCGATGAGCCACTTTCTCTCATCGAAAAGATTACTAATCTCTTTTTGGACCTCACTGTACGCAAGCAAGTTAAGAAAAAATTTGGTGGCCGTGTTAAAGCCCTTGTTTCTGGGGGCGCTCCCTTATCACCTGATGTTGGATATTTCTTTACCGCGCTCGGACTTCCGTTACTTCAGGGATATGGCCAAACCGAATCAGGGCCTGTGGTTTCCGTGAACCCGCCTGGTGCTGCACGGATGCACACCGTTGGGAAAATTCTGGACAAGACAAAAGTTAAAATTGCCGATGATGGTGAAATTTTAATTCAGGGCGAGCTTGTTATGAAAGGGTATTGGCAAAACGAAAGTGCCACTGAAAAAACAATTATCGATGGTTGGCTACACACTGGGGACATTGGCAAGATTGACGACGGATATCTGGAGATAACGGATCGGAAAAAAGATATTCTTGTTAACGACAAAGGCGATAATATTTCGCCGCAAAGAATTGAAGGCCTTTTGGCCCTGGAAGACGAAATTGCTCAAGCAATGGTTTACGGTGACAGAAAACCGCACTTGGTCGGCCTGATTGTGCCAGACACCGAGTGGCTCATAACATGGGCAAAAAAGCACAATAAGCCTGCTAAACTAGCTGAAGTCATAGATGATTCAGACTTTAAAAAAGCACTCGCCAATGCTGTGGACCGAATCAACAACCGGCTAGCAAATGTAGAGAAAGTCCGAAAGTTCACAATTGCGCATGAAGCGTTTTCCATCGAAAACGAACAGATGACGCCAACACTTAAAGTAAGAAGGCATGCTGTAAACAGTGTTTACGGCGATAAACTGGAGGCACTCTATAAAAAACCCTAA
- the lptC gene encoding LPS export ABC transporter periplasmic protein LptC: MAKTVTDHYDSEERAKDDARNALLPKPIIKEGPFWDQFVSLMRITLPVFALILGAITILWPFINEKEVSFTLSKDEVAQGDGRVRMTNLQYVGTDNDNRLFTVTAESGEQADPNAERVKLTAITAKMEVEPDVPAIVNARTGIYRMKERTLSLIGGVHLETGNGYTLDMLGADVDLSTRSAEGQGSILGTSDLGEIRASRMTIQVKEQIGLFEGGVKMRILPQRPDNDRPEPSKPLSTTGS, from the coding sequence ATGGCAAAAACAGTTACAGATCATTATGACAGCGAAGAACGGGCAAAAGATGATGCCCGAAACGCGCTTTTGCCCAAACCAATCATCAAAGAAGGGCCATTTTGGGATCAATTCGTTTCTTTAATGCGAATTACCTTGCCTGTTTTTGCCCTGATACTGGGCGCAATTACAATATTATGGCCCTTCATCAATGAGAAAGAGGTTAGTTTCACACTATCAAAAGACGAAGTCGCCCAAGGTGATGGTCGTGTTCGTATGACCAATCTGCAGTATGTAGGAACAGATAATGATAATCGACTATTTACAGTTACAGCGGAAAGCGGTGAGCAGGCTGACCCCAATGCCGAACGTGTGAAACTGACCGCTATTACCGCAAAAATGGAAGTCGAACCAGATGTGCCTGCGATCGTAAACGCCCGAACAGGTATCTACCGAATGAAAGAGCGAACACTCTCTTTAATTGGCGGTGTCCATCTGGAAACAGGAAATGGCTACACACTGGATATGCTGGGCGCAGATGTTGACCTCAGCACCCGATCAGCTGAAGGGCAAGGCTCCATACTGGGTACATCCGATTTGGGTGAAATTCGCGCAAGCAGAATGACTATTCAGGTCAAAGAACAAATTGGATTATTTGAAGGAGGTGTCAAAATGCGTATCCTTCCCCAAAGACCAGATAATGACCGTCCCGAACCGTCTAAACCGTTATCAACCACAGGAAGCTAA
- a CDS encoding bifunctional diguanylate cyclase/phosphodiesterase — protein sequence MNLSYRSKLILFTGILLAVVQAINFLTVASSTRQRILENAQEDLHLAQLNVERFVNHTAVLASNTSAVSLRDFAIKQYLADPNTDLATKTSVVNNVTNRIQADWSAYLTLDLETEITTYDAPIQENSPFPFVSLIDQAELADDGTTYGVGLIDDSVHLLTLVAVDTPRTIGYFVGGFSLDERFITNVSEQMSINVKAALVVPATQQVIQSQIADNDIADILNQSSIDDVNSMQIQQTSSNGVRFAVTFLPLPGAGDDEPRIYLLLSYSLDNALAQEGALFTSLAVLLIGALVFAVIGAVFFSSGLSKPITSLTELARRVQEGDYSSVPNDVRKDEFGELSLSFATMISRIQKREAELSYRVKYDPNTGLANRSEFLNRLEILLAKHSRPYSITVIQISTIRQINYVLGNDITRDVTSMVAARLKKLPNQTECARLGDTLFAVAHNSGMMGVQMISDTLSVPLTHDDYEIDINFTLGISHNAEDLPPEDALQRARAALYRAEENNLETAEYEADKDEPNEDSLTLMSEMRRGLQSDEFQLFVQPKISLESGKVIQAEGLIRWFHPTRGFMPPDEFVLIAEQTGKIHLLTSWVLVRACEIIRNWRDNGLDTRLAINLSVKDLADDTLPGRFINLLKKYNLSAQDFIMEITESALMADPAQALRVLNRLRDINVDLSIDDFGTGYSSLEYLRELPVNEIKIDRSFVQHLPENDGDKVIVKAAIDLAHGLGMTVTAEGVEDEESLNILKQLGCDKAQGYFINRPVNEADFNSFMNTSEYGISSQTNLNVDTDDE from the coding sequence ATGAACCTTAGTTATCGTTCAAAACTGATACTGTTTACAGGAATATTGCTTGCCGTTGTGCAGGCAATAAACTTTCTGACCGTTGCCAGCTCTACTCGGCAACGTATCCTCGAAAATGCCCAAGAGGACCTTCACTTAGCTCAATTGAATGTTGAGCGATTTGTAAATCATACAGCGGTGCTCGCGTCTAATACCAGTGCTGTATCGCTGCGAGACTTTGCTATTAAGCAATATTTAGCTGACCCAAATACAGACTTGGCCACGAAAACTTCAGTTGTTAACAACGTAACAAACCGTATTCAGGCCGATTGGAGCGCATACCTTACGTTAGACTTGGAGACGGAAATCACCACATACGATGCTCCGATCCAAGAGAATTCACCCTTTCCTTTTGTTAGCTTAATCGATCAAGCAGAACTCGCAGATGATGGTACAACATACGGTGTTGGGTTGATTGACGATTCTGTGCATTTGCTTACTCTTGTGGCAGTTGATACCCCTCGGACTATTGGCTATTTTGTTGGTGGTTTCAGTTTGGATGAACGGTTTATCACAAACGTTTCTGAACAGATGTCTATCAACGTCAAGGCAGCGTTAGTTGTTCCCGCAACTCAGCAAGTTATTCAGAGCCAGATCGCCGATAATGACATTGCTGATATACTGAACCAATCGTCCATCGATGATGTCAATTCCATGCAAATTCAGCAAACAAGCTCAAATGGAGTTAGATTTGCTGTTACATTCCTGCCATTACCAGGGGCTGGCGATGACGAACCACGTATTTATCTGCTTTTATCATACTCATTAGACAATGCCCTCGCGCAGGAAGGGGCGCTCTTTACTTCGCTTGCCGTCTTGCTAATCGGAGCCTTGGTGTTTGCAGTAATCGGTGCTGTCTTCTTCTCTAGCGGCCTTAGTAAACCAATTACCAGCTTAACTGAGCTTGCGAGGCGCGTTCAGGAAGGCGACTATTCCTCCGTTCCAAATGATGTTCGCAAGGACGAATTTGGAGAGCTATCGCTGTCATTTGCGACCATGATCTCACGCATTCAGAAAAGAGAGGCCGAGCTATCATATAGGGTGAAATATGACCCGAATACAGGCCTTGCTAACAGAAGTGAATTCTTAAACAGATTGGAAATATTGTTAGCGAAACATTCAAGGCCTTATTCAATCACGGTTATCCAGATTTCAACAATCCGTCAGATCAATTATGTTTTGGGAAATGATATCACACGTGATGTCACATCTATGGTTGCCGCACGTTTGAAAAAACTGCCAAACCAAACTGAATGCGCGCGTTTAGGCGATACATTATTTGCTGTAGCCCATAATAGCGGCATGATGGGTGTTCAGATGATTAGCGATACTTTATCTGTGCCCCTCACCCACGATGATTATGAGATTGATATCAACTTTACACTTGGCATATCACATAATGCCGAAGACCTACCGCCAGAAGATGCCCTACAACGCGCACGCGCTGCTTTATACCGCGCAGAAGAAAACAACTTGGAAACCGCCGAGTATGAGGCGGATAAAGACGAACCGAATGAAGACTCTCTCACTCTAATGAGCGAGATGCGACGAGGCTTACAATCTGATGAGTTCCAACTCTTCGTTCAGCCGAAAATAAGCCTGGAATCCGGGAAAGTTATTCAGGCCGAGGGGTTAATTCGTTGGTTCCATCCCACACGTGGTTTTATGCCACCGGATGAGTTTGTTTTAATCGCTGAACAAACTGGTAAAATACACTTGCTTACAAGTTGGGTTTTAGTGCGTGCGTGTGAAATTATCAGGAACTGGCGCGATAATGGTTTGGACACCAGGTTGGCGATCAATCTTTCTGTAAAGGATCTCGCTGACGATACATTACCAGGCCGCTTTATTAATCTGCTAAAGAAATACAACCTGAGTGCGCAAGATTTCATAATGGAAATCACCGAAAGTGCTTTGATGGCTGATCCTGCACAAGCTTTGCGCGTCTTAAACCGTTTACGTGATATTAATGTTGACCTTTCAATAGACGACTTTGGAACCGGCTATTCATCCCTTGAATATTTACGTGAACTTCCTGTCAATGAGATTAAGATTGACCGATCCTTTGTTCAGCATCTTCCAGAAAATGACGGCGATAAAGTCATCGTCAAGGCTGCTATTGATCTGGCACATGGTCTTGGCATGACGGTTACGGCGGAAGGTGTCGAGGATGAAGAGTCTTTAAATATCTTAAAACAGTTAGGCTGTGATAAAGCACAAGGTTATTTTATCAACAGGCCTGTCAATGAAGCCGATTTCAATAGCTTTATGAACACCAGTGAATATGGAATTTCTTCGCAAACAAATCTCAATGTGGATACCGATGATGAATAG
- a CDS encoding thioesterase family protein produces MQSLQEIFDYIYENKAEKVLIPEGWSQGRAAYGGLVAAAASSSMISMLGDDAPPIRSFMGSFVAPASPGDCMLDARLVRQGKNVSQLASNVIANDKVCFQSMALFGANRDTKSVVPNFSFNPEPRDSVPPLVPNPMMPPFLSKFDCHWSGGGIPLSGSKDRRLGLWVRHRSDMSRYPVEKIISICDFPPPIMLSHYTKPVMVSSLSWSLEFLMPVQDIKSDWFYLDFNLDAAANGYSQQSGYVFTEDGQLCALSRQCMVYFE; encoded by the coding sequence ATGCAGTCGTTGCAGGAAATATTTGATTATATATACGAAAACAAAGCCGAGAAAGTATTGATTCCTGAAGGCTGGTCTCAAGGACGAGCCGCGTACGGCGGGCTTGTTGCAGCGGCTGCTTCCAGTTCGATGATTAGCATGTTGGGCGATGATGCTCCTCCTATTCGTTCGTTTATGGGGTCTTTCGTTGCCCCCGCATCCCCTGGCGACTGTATGCTTGATGCCAGATTGGTCAGGCAAGGCAAGAATGTTAGTCAGTTGGCGAGTAATGTGATTGCCAACGATAAGGTTTGTTTTCAGTCAATGGCCCTGTTTGGTGCGAACCGTGATACGAAAAGTGTTGTGCCTAACTTCTCCTTTAATCCTGAACCACGTGACAGTGTACCGCCTCTGGTACCCAACCCAATGATGCCTCCGTTTCTATCTAAATTTGATTGCCATTGGTCAGGCGGAGGGATTCCGCTGTCGGGCTCTAAGGATCGACGATTGGGGTTATGGGTGCGTCACCGGTCTGATATGAGTAGGTACCCGGTTGAGAAAATCATTTCTATTTGCGATTTCCCGCCCCCTATTATGCTGTCACACTATACGAAGCCTGTAATGGTAAGCTCTTTAAGTTGGTCGTTGGAGTTTTTGATGCCGGTTCAAGATATTAAAAGCGACTGGTTCTATCTTGATTTTAATCTGGATGCGGCTGCGAACGGTTATTCGCAGCAATCTGGGTACGTCTTTACAGAAGATGGCCAATTATGTGCCCTATCGAGGCAGTGTATGGTTTACTTTGAGTAA